The Hydra vulgaris chromosome 14, alternate assembly HydraT2T_AEP genome includes the window ATTTGCATCGGCATAAGCGTCCTATTTCACATCCAGAACATGAAACTCAACttcaaaaaagttgatttttacaGCAAGCATTTATAAAACTGCCTTAAGATATATAAAACGACcccactaaataaaaaatcatgtaTATTATGTTCTTGTTAGTGAATTAAGGAATTAGTTATTTACTTGTACTGTAGAAATgccaaattttttaatgctgtCATTTCCTTCATTGCTGTTTATTGTAATACAATTAAAtgttgaataacttttttagatataatgttttaatcttaatttttacatttttatgatCCTGATATCATAGGCTTTCAAACCCCATTCTTAAATGGCCGAAGTTAGTCACCTAACCGAGGCGATTTTACggtatttgtatattttttattagtgttattttatttttaaccatttaaatgctaaatattactttattattaacaaaaaaaaactccaaCTTTTGTTCCTATTTTAATtggatatatataatattgcctTAGTATAATGTCCACCAGGGTCAGATTTACCCAATGCGGCAACTCATAGTGATCCCCCCTAGAAgcaaattttaatgaaataagaCGAATTGAACATGTTGAATACgctgaatttcttttttttttttttaaacaaacaaacaaacaagtcTATTAAAATGAGTGTTACTCGATACGGTCTGCTAATCCCCTTCTGCCGCACCTGTCTAACGACTGGTATATgcacatacaaaaaaaaaggctaGATGTCCAAAATATACACAAACATTTAGATCAGAGTGGTTAAGTTCACTCTCCGATCTAAAAATAAGAACTCCATTCCCAacttaagaattaaattttgaccTATAGCTCATTTAATAACACAAAAAGTAAGCAGGGTGATCCCAAAATCCATCTGCATGCTACTGTCTTGTTAgccaaatttacttttaaacatcaaactgttttttacaacttttttacttatctgATGCATAGtgttatttcaatattaaaaaaaaatcttaaagaaagTATATTTCAGAAAATGTTTATGAGTCAGTATTTGTGATGAGTAGACAGGGCCGTCCCGATACGGGGCGAGGGGGAGCACCCCAAGTGGGACTGCCCTGTGAGTAGACAAGAATTTTTTAtgatgttagattttttttttctcattactTAATTTGTcttgtctttttattattaaaaaagaaattattcaaaaatttacctttttacaaatttagagCAGTTTTTAAGAAACTATCaacagtttttttgtaaacatagcAACAAGTCATATACTTTCGTATTTTAATGCCAGTATATAATAGTAACTGTATGTTAAGAAAAAGTTAATcaatattaactttttcttaTGCAGGCCCGTACCGTGTTTGTGTGGGGAGGGGGGGTTCTTGTGTGCGATCGACCCCCCTTTTTATGCAAagtgtgttttttaatttgacgcCAAAAATTATTGCAATGACTTGTAATGACGCCAAGCGTAAAGCGTCATTACAAGTTATTGCATTGTGAAATCTTTTGCAAACTAAAAAGGAAAAATAGTCTCTTCAGAGTTTATACTGTAATTACAATTCTCTACTAATATTAATTCACTTTTAAAAGCAAACAATAGAGTTAACATGCCTAACCAAATTAGGAAACGAGCAGCTGATAGAAAAGAGCTTCTAAATGCTGCAAAGAACTGCAAATCGTTAGCtggatattttaagtaaaaaagttattttgatcttttaaagaagaagaaaaacaatATGATATTGAAGAACTCTTGCGCGAAAATCAAGAATTATCACCACATGAAATATACAAAATGTTTACGAATAACTTAAAACAGAAGATACATTTTCAATTTcccaaaacattaaaacatggTTGCAAACGCGCTTGTAAAgaagaatatttacaaaatggATTTATCTACAGCAAAGGTAAAGACGCAGTCTACTGCATATACTACTCTTTATTTCTAAAGCAGGATAAAAAATCTTTGGGAGCTTTTATTAACCGTGGATATAAGGAATGGCACATTATTTTAGAGGAGCAAAAACTACATATAGGCAATAGATACCATAAAGAAGCTATCGAACAAGGTAATGGCATTTGTTGTCGTTTTGAAAATCCAAGACAAACCATTTCATTACAAAGCGATAGTACTTTAAAAAACCGACAACAAATGTACCTGTACATTGTTGAAACATTAGTTAGAATAATACATTTGATGGGGAAACAAGGACTTTCATTTGGTGGAACTTAcaaaaagtgtataaaaaacTCAGACCAAAAAGGTAATCCTGGAAACTTTGTTGCAATTGTGCAAGAAATAGCTCGCCATAACGCTGAACTTAATGCATATATACAAACACCATTAAGCAAAGATGTTAGCTACCTTGGCCCCAAGAGTCAAAATGAATTAATTGATGTAATTGGAAAGAAATGTATACAAGAACGActaattaatgaaattaaagcTGCAAATTACCATTCAATTTCAGCTGACGAGGTAACAACTGCAAACCAACAAATTCTATCAGTATGTATGAGATACATAAACGGAGAAAAAGAAATTAGAGAAGTAGCTCTTGACTTTATGAATCTTGAAAGGATAACTGGCAAACATATTGGGGAAAGCTTGATGAAATTATATAGCGAAAGTGAAATTGATCTTAGTTCTCGTAGAGGCCAATGTTACGATGGCGCACCAAACATGCaatctgtaaaaaaaaggtGTTGCCAGCTATATTTTGAAAGGATCACCAAAAGCAATTGTAACACATTGTAGCtcacataatttaaatttactaattgcTGCAACATCAAAAATACCAATCATTGATAACATTATGGAGATATACAgaaatatatcaatttatttcaaTACCTCTCCGAAAAGAGAGCGCTTGCTGGAGCATGTTGTAGAGATCCGTTGTAAATCAactgaaagaaaaaagattttaataggGATGTGCAAAACAAGATGGTCAAAAAGAGATGCCGCATATGAATACTTCTATTTAGCTATACCATTTATGGCAGAGGCATTAGAGATTATTTTAGGATTACACTCTAATATAGAACAGTTCAATATAGAGTTTAGTATGGATTGGGACGCATAAGGAAAAAGAAAGGCCAACTCACTCCTTAATGCACTCACTAAGTTCGAGTTCATAGTTGGTACTATGATAACTTTGTACCGCTTACTTTACCCGTTGTCGTATATGACAGAGAGGTTACAAGAGCGCACAACTGATATTGTGTATGCTTACAGTAACATTCAAGAAACAATCGACGATTTAAACCATCTATGGAAAAacgttaaaaaagaaactttcgCAATTTACCAACAAGCTTCTCGTATGGCAAGTAAATTATTTGTAGAACGAACAATTCCCAGAATCACTATAAGACAGGCCTACTAAAATAACGTACCTGCAGAGATTCCCCATGAATATTATAAACGGGCCTTGATTATACCTTTTTTCGACAATATCATTTCGAAAATCAAAATACGATTCCAAAAGACAAATTGCATTGCTACTAAGGTATTATGCTTGATTCCCTCGATAACTTGCAGTGAGGAGATAACTGCTTTCCAGGAGTTAGTTGAAATGTATAAAAGTGAGAAGCTGTATATCAAGAATTCATGTTTTGGAAAAGAAAATGGTTTGTCATTAAACCTGAAGATAGGCCTAATACTCTAGCTAAAGCCATTAAAATCTGCGATGAAAATCAATATTCTAATCTCTTTGAGCTTCTAAAGATCGGATGTACACTACCCGTAACGTCCGCAGAATGTGAACGCAGCTTTTCAGCAATGCAAAGATTAAGAACATGGTTGAGAGCCAGTATGACTACAGATAGACTTGGTTCATTAGCCATCATAAATATCCACTACAATGAAATTGTTGATTATAAACAagtctcaaaattattttttactttaaatccaagaaaattgtatgaaaaaagtttagtttttgaataaaaatttaaaccatttatcaaAGTATTATTAATCTTTCTATCGATACCCATTTTCTAACAAGGAGCTTGCATATACGTCTATGCagtataaagataaaaaaaatattcggaGAACAATAAATTCGTTTATGTAAACATTGCTTACACAAATATAGCTATGCTCCacgaaaattttattaaggaaGTTTAGATATTTGTTTGGtgttttaaaactactttttttttcaaaaataacccCCCCCCCTAAAAAATTTCACGATACGGCCCTGTTATGCCTATTATACAAAACGATTATACAAGTGTAAAGTGCTCatatgaaaaaagtatattgaTTTGACTAAACAATCCtaaattcaattcaattttttattttgaaccaGTTATAATCgagtaagaaataattttgaaaataaactggTTATATAGATATGCGTTATCTATCTATGCAGTAAAATCCAAGAATAACcagatttatattaaaatagttttattatattaaaattgctttattcttatataaatgtttacttaaaattatttttagaattaaaatcctaaaaaagtcattaaaaaaaaagtaagcttAATTCCCccagatataaagaaaagtgcGGCAAATATCGTTGAAATAGAGCTAACCAATAGTGCGTATTTAcggttaaaaaaagttaataaagcttaaaaaaattcataactaaaataaaattaatttaatatataaaaaaaatttttcaaacattgaTATAAGACaaagataattatataaattacaacaaATACATCTTTTACAAACAATTAACTCGGCCACGCctgagaaaaaaatacaataaaacaatGGCGAATGAACGCAAACACTATGGAAAAAtgtttatactataaaaactagcgaattaaaacaaattcaaaatgctAAAGAAACTGCCCTAGAGAACGCTAACAAGCATTCAAAAACATGCAATGTGAAAATAGTAATGGAAAATCCAGGGTTCAATATTGTGATTTGTGCAGCTGCACAAGATCAGCTTATAAACCTTTACGCCTAATCCAAAACCTTTCAACAAAATTACATTCaagacaaaataaatatgttCATATAAAAAATCAGCAAGCACAGTCGCTAGTGCGAGGTTTATTGTCGGgatttaatttgatttgatcTGGAAAATCATTGTATAGTTCTACGTCTGCTTCTTGGGCAAGTGCTTTTTTCGCAATTGTTTGAAAAGCGTGCTCTACGTTGATACCTTCTTTTGCACTTGTTTCAAAATATGGAATCTCATTTTTGCTATGACACCATTGTTGAGCACGTTTTGCTGAAACctgttaaagaaatatatatgcatatatacacgAATATACATACAGTCACGATCAAAagtttagaacattttaaaaatttgcaaaaaatttaaaagatttgtttattttttactttcaaaattttgagtATCGATATTATAaacatgcaattttttttaaaattaataacattaaaatatgtttagattggtattttgtctaaaaaagaattgaCACTGGCTACTATTGCTGCACATTTTAATGTAACACATAGCTGCatcataaaaacattgaaacaatattttgaaactggtgattttaaaagcaaaacttGGACGACCAAAGGTGACTACTCTAAGGCCAGATAATCAAACTCATCGTTATGCAAAAGCGTTTTCCTGTGcttctaaaattttatcaataagcACACCCACTAACTGTTGTGATAATTAGAAGaggtttgtttaaataatttcgTTTAAAGAACCATGTTCCAGCAAACAAGTCTTACCtttctcaaaaaaatcttaGAGACCATACGGtcttttgtcaaaaatataagGACTGGTCAGCAGAAGATTGGGAGAAAGTAACATTTAGTGATGAATTATTAATTAAACAACTTGGTTGTCTTTCTACAAGCGTTAGACACCCACCTTGCCAACGATACAACCTCCAATATTTGCTTTTGACTGTAAAATATTGCTCCAAAATCATGATATGGGGCGCCATTGTGGCTTATAGAAGATGCATCCTAACACTATAATAAAAAGCCATATTTACCTTAAAATACTTCAAGAAAAGCTTAAAATATTCACGAAAATCACTAATACCCACAAGTTTCAGCATGATGGAGCATCCTGTCACCAGGCTAAGCTTGTAAGTAGCTGGTTTTGTGAAAATAGGATTGAGGTCATTGGTCCCTGGCCTGGTAATTCACTTAACCCTATTGAAAATTGCTgtaattatcttaaaaaatccaaaaattgaGTCCCTTATTTTCTGATGATCTACGAGAAAATTAATCAGGAAAGATAAGTTGAATTTAAGTATAGATTCAACTTATGTATTCTGAATATTTTAGAAAGCTCGTCCACTCTATCCCCAATTATTTAGCTAGTCGTTTGAAAGCTTAAGCACACTATACCAAGTATTAAATGATAAGCAAACATTTACTAATGTTTTATAggtattctaacattttaataaaataaattattaatttaattaaaatcacgtTTTTTGATACAATGTTCCAAACTTTTGATTGTgactgtgtgtgtgtgtgtgtatgtatgtatgtatgtatgtatgtacacacacacacacacacacacacacacacacacacacacacacacacacacacacacacacacacacacacacacacacagagtGGCCACACTTTTTTTgagttataaaaattagaagaatTTAGGAGGTTTTAGGAGACTTTTAAGAgtcctttataaaaattttctggtaaacttggaaaaacaactaaaaaaattaggatTATTTAGGagtatcaaaatttttttttttacaaaatttaaatattattcaaaaattttaacaaaaatttgaaagtttgagTTGAATCTTTGAAAGAAAAcctaaagttcaaaaaacaagtttaaactAGGATATTTTAGAAggtatttttgaaattcaagtATATTTTAGGAGAATTTAGGTCTTCTTAGGAGGTTTTTAAATACTAGgatattttaagatttattcAAAGGCGCGGCCACCCTGTTATATACAAGCATGCTAGCCCTAACCATACACACACATACCGTTAGCTGAGAACCAAAAGGCTGTATGTCcacattttgtgttttttctgcttattatcaataaatatttctcAACTAGTTCACTAAATCaggtatcaaaaaaaaaaaaagaaaaaaaaaaaaaataaaaaaaaaaaagagctttaggaaatatataaataatcagaaataatcAGTAGAGCTTTCTGGCATTTAGTCTTTACATACTAAAATTCGAAAACTCGATTTCCTCGGAAATCGGAAACacaaaaaatagacaaaaatcTCCTGGTTCTTacctaactatatatatatatatatatatatatatatatatatatatatatatatatatatatatatatatatatatatatatatatatatatatatatatatatatatatatatatatatatatatatatatatacaaacacagaCACacagataaaatattaaattttgtactGCTCTATTTTCCAGGTCAACTTTATTCCCTAACACAACAAATGGAAAATTTTCAGGATCTCGTGGACTAGCCTGAATTAAAAACTCATCTCTCCAACTATCCagagttttaaatgaattaggAGCAGTAACATCAAAAACAAGCACACAGCAGTCTGCACCACGATAGAAAGCCACCCCTAAGCTTTGAAAACGCTCTTGACCTGCAGTATcccaaatctataaaaaaattagaaacattaAGCAAACAtgaaaagaatttatattattatgttacaATCAGTAAACTCACACCTGCATTGTAACTAGTCTATCATCCACCATAACCTCTTTAGTTAAAAAGTCAGCACCAATAGTAGCTTTGTATTGATTACTGAACTTTTTGTTTACATACTGATTCATCAATGAAGTCTTACCgacactaaatttattaaaagaatatagttaaatattccattaaataaggaaatgtaatatttttgtaatatttattacatatatgtaaatgtaattttcatATAGtatgtaataaaactaaaagtaaaagcatgattaaatattttatttaaaaccttaGAACCActgatattgtttttattatcatgGGATCATTTgtatgataaattattattggtaggattatatgtataataaattacttgtcaatgaaaattttaattaagtatattCTAAGCTAAAACAGTCAGACCCAAATGACAGAAAATTTTTCAACCTTATTTAAAACTAGAGCAATTCAGGGACCCACTTGAAAAAGCTTTAACCTTTAAAAATCAGTCCAAGTTTGATTAGCTCCATGTAAAAATCGAGTTAATAGATAAAAATGGAGAGAAATAACTAACAATGGTTAATTTGACCCAAGTTGAGTCAAATTAAccattgttaattatttttaactgaagAACTCCCATTTCAGATatcaaacttatatttaaaattgacagccaaaaaaactgctttctttaaataaattttttttatttatacagcatactaaatgcttttacttaatGCTCAATTCAGGTTAAAAATTTGTGATCAGTCAacatagctaaaaaaaaaaaattaaatttgccaTTTAAAATCTGTCCATGAAATATTTTCACCATCAAAAATCAATATCGAAAGGCAAGAACTAGATGTGTTTCACAATTTAGATACAGATTTATATAATGCTTATATAAATCTGTATCTAAATTGaattatataatacaacttAAGTTGCTTGTGTAGAAGAGCACTCTGACATCACACTGAAATAGCCTgttgctgggggcttcagtacatacatcaactgacaaatagcctgacttttAGTCAATGTAGCGAAATGCTGTTACATTGAATAAAGGTTTGGaatggggcagcaatcttttctttctttattctttatatatattttttttctttcattattctttatatctatattctttctttcattattctttatatctatatctatatctatatctatatatatatatatatatatatatatatatatatatatatatatatatatatatatatatatatatatatatatatatatatatataaatataaataaatatagcatTCGAAAATCAGCTGTTTTGACCTCAAACAAATATAGAGGCCTTGACTCCAAAAGTACTATTTACCTCGGCATTATctcaattacattttaaaaattgaattaaactcatgcgttttaaaattattttcttataatttcttgaataaaaaaaggtttttactacaaaataatatatttggttTTAGAAAGGATTTTTCTTGTAGCTTCTTTTACTAGCCTTTGTTTCTTTAAgttgtttaataacttttaataacacaatcttcttttcaaattttttgaccgtaaagtttaaagatttcaacttgtttttatacaaataaacaaatcgTTGAACAGTATGCCTAAAATCAACGTCTTTAAGTTCAGCAATTTTTGgctgaataaattttaatatatcttcagtaatattttattttgaattaataagATTGTTCTCTTGGAGAAAATTATGAATGTCTAAGtttattaaaaccatatttaaataattcttataacaaatattttgtaccTAAAAGTTTAACATTATAATACATATGCCGCGTGGACTACTGATTCTTGTCAGTAATTAAGTTACTACAAGtgttattagttaaaatttaaaataactaaattacaAACAACTCAGAAAATGTTGTTGCTATGCTTTGCAAAGtaaggtatccatagcaaccaaaaaaaaaaaaaaaaaaaaaaaaaaaaaaattaaccttacAAGAATTGTGAATCTCATTTTAATACAAACACCCCATAAAATATGTActaagcgcaaataaaatacttttaaaacaatgttaatgtaaaaataggttgttgctatgcaaaattAAGTAATAGCAACcaagttaaaacatatataaaatcataacaGGGATTTAAGGGGACGAGTAATCAATTGAAACTTGATTGAAGCATCATAtagctaaaataaatataagacaGCACATGGCAAATTGTGGTAATTATTAGTTATAGTgtggcaaaaaataaatttcttaaagatttttttttttaaacctgcaattttcaaaatataactgagACAACATGCTGCgacaaatttatttaacacaatGGTTTTTCTTATCTCTAAATACTCTAAAATAACATgtactaattttttgtttcaaaaatgtaGAAATATCACACAGCGTTGATGTCACtgaaattacttatttataatttttattttttaaatttcaagggatttaatttaaataaactaccaataagtttctcctaatatatatagatactaaaattaaatgaGTTTTCAAGATTAGACAACTAATTTTTCCCAGTTTGTCCACCTACTGTGAAGTACTGCAAGATAAAAGAagcaattagtttttaaaaaaaccacattaacttttgaatgacgattatgcaaaaatatttgttacaatagTTTGAATGACAATGTTAGATATGTgctatttactaatgaaaaaaactcaaataaaatttaaaaaaattatataatctaatttagatttaaaaaatatatttaagtttattaaaattaaagttaatgcttggGTTTAACTTGACTTTCaaacctatttaaaaatattactgaatattgttcaatttttaaattttatttattcttaaaaaaaatcagcttaTCTTTATCGCTATTGTTTTTTCGGTGTTCcttcctaaatattttttttttactcaaacttaaattttaaataaacgattGCATCAACAGTTTGcacaaaatataagtttttttttaataacacaagTTAAATCGCAGCAATTATTCAGCgatgtaattttaataataaactaataaactttaaataaatatagcatttaaattaacgtaatttttttatttgttacttgctaattttttttaaataaaaaataatttgtagttgcaaagccgcaataaaaaattaaagaaataatcattttaaaaactcaaaaatttaatatattttaattcatttatgcaaatgacgagaaaagaaaaaaatttgttaatatcaaacatttttaaaaatgcaatattaaatttaattatttattattaaaaaaagaaaacaaacattcctttattgtaataataaaaaagccattaaataacatttaacttgttttgcggtaattaataTTGTTGcagcaatttaaagtttatatctttaaaaaataaagaaaattttatgacaTTAAATATCGGGTTAAGTTAATACATtaggcattttttatttaaaacaaggcctgctataatatatactataaattaatatataaaggGCATATTACATTCTAAgtaaattatgatttaattttgccttttgcaaactaaaagcaggtttttattgcatcaaattattagaaaagaaaacttttatgGTTAAACTAAAaaggtaaaatatatttatgaagaGGAAGCGTAACTGTTGCACAATACTGCTAATAATGTTTAGTCAGTaggctttttaatatttttgtatgtttgtgttttgcATGGACCTCTGGCAGGGTGCTGGTTCACCAGTAAGTCacattatataaatgtatgtttgTGTGTTGTTCCCACCTTCGGTACAGTGTTCATCCATCGTAATtcattatgtatatatgtaagttTATGTTCAGTCACCTGTAAGTTcctgtatttttatttgattattaattttattaactttgatgataaatattttttaacttttattgaaaacaCAGTTGTTGTTGAAAGtcctatttttataaaattaatcgcacaaatattttaaaaagatttatatttaaagaataaaaaattaatctatatttttatatatataattatttaaataattgataaaacttacttaactttatatcatttaaaaaataaaattaaaaattttctttttataaacaatcaataaaagaaaatcattgCTTAGTTTAAAAGCGCTTTGCTattctaaaaacatttgattacaaaaaattatttacaaatttaattattttagtttgttgaAACATTTCAGatatacatggaaacatacataaatttgaatgttctcaaaacatatAAGCCAtggcttcctgaccaagcctgtcTCTATAGATTGTTTCTGAATAGAGATTAATGTTTCTTATATGTTTTAACAACTCTTTTGATTTTAATAGCTCAATTTGTGGGGTATTCATCATGTTTGTTTTCGTTTTTAAGAGGGTTGTGAATAATACAATTGATTGTGAAACAATTAATTGATAACTGAGGGTTTTAATTGTATCATATATTGCATGAGAATTCTTTTTTAATCGCTATATTCTTAACTATATTCACACTTGTTCAATGTTCTCAgtctttttaattgttatacaTCAATATTTGCCAATATACCATTGTTTAAATTTCAACCCTTAAATGcccattttaaagtttaaaaatatttatataatcagTAGTATCTTAATGCTTCTGAATAACTactttgaatttaattaaattcataaacatacttttttgttttactttactttttaaaatttattcatagctcttttctacaaatactttaaTGATCACTGCACacaagctatcatctctagctCCATCAACCAAAACCCATTTTTACTTGATCTATCATTCAGGAAAGTTGCATACTTGCTGAATAAGTTTTAAACAACACATTtggtttgaaaatatataacttttccAAGCGCTTAACTTGGAAAACAGGACTAGAAACAGAAaatactgtaaattttttttttaatattgtctTTAATATTGTCTTAACAAATAGcttaaaatctcaaaatttgataataaaaatcttgtaaggaaaaagttaaaaaattttgaaaatattttttaaataaaatgaatctgatataattaatatttatgagaatttaaaactttcttctgtgttaatcaacaaaaatatataaaaacttaattttaatttcaaaacctggaaatcttttttataatcttgATGCTTGAAACTGTaacaactttaattaaaaaatctgacttcaattaaaaaaaaacctaactttaataaaaataatgattgtaTTAATTGaacttaaaagttattataaaataatttcttttataattaaataaatattgcagtACTAGCAGTAAAAAACTTGTCTAGTGAATAAATAGATATTAggaatctaaaaataaaatcatttatcttttataagatatct containing:
- the LOC136091044 gene encoding uncharacterized protein LOC136091044 codes for the protein MNDVKNGNVIHEPILKADDTVLVLGLIPPMELHLLHGVVIHFYKILKTVWLHTEEEKQYDIEELLRENQELSPHEIYKMFTNNLKQKIHFQFPKTLKHGCKRACKEEYLQNGFIYSKGKDAVYCIYYSLFLKQDKKSLGAFINRGYKEWHIILEEQKLHIGNRYHKEAIEQGNGICCRFENPRQTISLQSDSTLKNRQQMYLYIVETLVRIIHLMGKQGLSFGGTYKKCIKNSDQKGNPGNFVAIVQEIARHNAELNAYIQTPLSKDVSYLGPKSQNELIDVIGKKCIQERLINEIKAANYHSISADEVTTANQQILSVCMRYINGEKEIREVALDFMNLERITGKHIGESLMKLYSESEIDLSSRRGQCYDGAPNMQSVKKSSHNLNLLIAATSKIPIIDNIMEIYRNISIYFNTSPKRERLLEHVVEIRCKSTERKKILIGMCKTRWSKRDAAYEYFYLAIPFMAEALEIILGLHSNIEQFNIEFSMDWDA
- the LOC100202475 gene encoding ras-related protein Rab-7a isoform X2 — translated: MSASRKKVLLKVIILGDSGVGKTSLMNQYVNKKFSNQYKATIGADFLTKEVMVDDRLVTMQIWDTAGQERFQSLGVAFYRGADCCVLVFDVTAPNSFKTLDSWRDEFLIQASPRDPENFPFVVLGNKVDLENRAVSAKRAQQWCHSKNEIPYFETSAKEGINVEHAFQTIAKKALAQEADVELYNDFPDQIKLNPDNKPRTSDCAC